The Helianthus annuus cultivar XRQ/B chromosome 16, HanXRQr2.0-SUNRISE, whole genome shotgun sequence genome includes a window with the following:
- the LOC110916606 gene encoding hydroxyproline O-galactosyltransferase GALT6 codes for MKRSKLDLFMSLKHKRSIQFLIFVGFLYLIMVGLEAPFVSKIATQEDDESSSFFTDKFSTNYALESEQELQEKEAPIRPLNVPQIVAKTPLNSIRFGRKFEALSTLSFDSSSLNRGIEKSAKEAFLLGKKFWEEIESGKVKLVSENRISNGNGSRENCPNSITLTGSVFREKGSIIVLPCGMTLGSHITLVGRPREAHPEQDPKISLLKSGQYLMVSQFMMELQGLKTVDGEDPPRILHFNPRLKGDWSGKPVIEQNTCYRMQWGSAHRCEGWKSRADEETVDDQVKCEKWIRDDDNHSEETKSSWWLNRLIGRTKKVTFDWPYPFAEGKLFVLTLNAGLEGYHVHVDGRHITSFPYRTGFALEDATGLAVNGDIDVNAVFAASLPSTHPSFAPQRHLEMSKKWQAPPLPDGPVDMFVGVLSAGNHFAERMAVRKSWMQHKLVKSSRVVARFFVALHARKEVNIELKKESDFFGDIVIVPYMDNYDLVVLKTVAICEYGVRTAAAKYIMKCDDDTFVRVDAVLNEAKKIGDGKSLYVGNINYYHKPLRHGKWSVTYEEWPEEDYPPYANGPGYVLSSDVADFIATEFEKRRLKLFKMEDVSMGMWVEQFNATKAVEYVHSLKFCQFGCIEDYYTAHYQSPRQMLCMWNKLQLHGRPQCCNMR; via the exons ATGAAACGAAGTAAACTAGACTTATTCATGTCATTAAAGCACAAAAGATCCATTCAGTTTCTGATCTTTGTTGGGTTTTTGTATCTCATCATGGTGGGTTTAGAAGCTCCATTTGTATCCAAGATTGCCACCCAAGAAGATGATGAATCCAGTAGCTTCTTTACAGACAAATTCTCCACAAATTATGCTTTAGAAAGTGAACAAGAATTGCAAGAAAAAGAAGCCCCAATTCGCCCTCTAAACGTCCCGCAAATCGTTGCTAAAACCCCCTTGAATTCGATCCGTTTTGGCCGAAAGTTTGAAGCTTTATCGACTTTGAGTTTCGATTCCAGTAGTTTGAATAGGGGGATTGAGAAGTCAGCAAAGGAAGCATTTTTGTTAGGGAAGAAGTTTTGGGAGGAAATTGAATCTGGGAAAGTTAAATTAGTGTCCGAAAACCGGATATCGAATGGGAACGGGAGCAGGGAGAATTGCCCGAATTCGATAACGTTAACCGGGTCGGTTTTTAGGGAAAAAGGAAGCATTATTGTGCTTCCTTGTGGGATGACATTGGGATCACATATCACACTTGTGGGGAGGCCTAGAGAGGCTCATCCCGAGCAAGACCCGAAGATTTCGTTGTTGAAATCGGGGCAGTATTTGATGGTTTCGCAGTTTATGATGGAGTTGCAGGGTTTAAAGACTGTTGATGGGGAAGACCCACCGAGGATTTTGCATTTTAATCCGAGGTTGAAGGGGGATTGGAGCGGAAAGCCGGTGATCGAACAGAATACGTGTTATAGGATGCAGTGGGGATCGGCTCATCGGTGTGAAGGATGGAAGTCTCGAGCTGATGAAGAAACCG TTGATGATCAGGTGAAATGTGAAAAATGGATACGCGATGATGATAACCATTCCGAGGAGACAAAATCGAGCTGGTGGTTGAATCGACTCATCGGTCGAACCAAGAAGGTGACTTTCGACTGGCCGTACCCTTTCGCAGAAGGGAAGCTGTTCGTCTTGACTCTTAATGCAGGATTGGAAGGTTATCATGTTCACGTTGATGGAAGACATATTACTTCGTTTCCTTATCGAACC GGTTTTGCGTTGGAGGATGCGACGGGACTGGCGGTAAACGGAGACATTGACGTGAATGCTGTATTTGCAGCTTCGTTACCCTCGACACATCCTAGTTTTGCTCCTCAACGACACCTGGAAATGTCAAAGAAGTGGCAGGCTCCGCCGCTTCCAGACGGGCCGGTTGATATGTTTGTTGGTGTTCTTTCGGCTGGAAATCATTTTGCTGAACGGATGGCTGTCAGGAAGTCTTGGATGCAGCATAAACTTGTTAAATCTTCACGCGTTGTTGCTCGTTTCTTTGTTGCATTG CACGCAAGAAAGGAAGTGAACATCGAGTTAAAGAAAGAATCGGACTTCTTCGGCGACATTGTGATTGTGCCTTACATGGATAATTATGATCTTGTTGTATTAAAAACCGTTGCAATATGTGAATACGGG gTTCGTACGGCCGCTGCTAAATACATCATGAAGTGCGATGATGACACATTTGTGAGAGTTGATGCTGTTCTTAATGAAGCAAAGAAAATAGGTGATGGCAAGAGCTTGTATGTCGGGAATATCAATTATTATCATAAACCGTTGCGTCATGGTAAATGGTCTGTAACATATGAG GAATGGCCTGAAGAAGATTATCCGCCATACGCAAACGGTCCGGGCTACGTATTATCATCAGATGTTGCGGACTTCATCGCAACAGAATTCGAGAAACGTCGGTTGAAGCTATTCAAAATGGAAGATGTGAGTATGGGAATGTGGGTAGAACAGTTTAACGCCACAAAGGCAGTGGAATACGTACACAGTTTGAAATTTTGCCAATTTGGTTGCATAGAAGATTACTATACGGCGCACTATCAATCTCCGAGGCAAATGCTATGCATGTGGAACAAGTTGCAACTTCACGGCCGCCCTCAATGCTGCAACATGAGATGA
- the LOC110916607 gene encoding 40S ribosomal protein S7, which produces MYSSSKKIQKDKDVEPTEFEQSVAQALFDLENTHQELKSELKDLYINSANQIDVSGNRKAVVVHVPYRLRKSFRKIHTKLVRELEKKFSGKDVVFIATRRIVRPPKKGSAVQRPRSRTLTSVHEAMLEDVVHPAEIVGKRVRYRLDGSKIMKVYLDPKARNDTEYKLETFSGVYRKLSGKDVVFEYPMNEA; this is translated from the exons ATGTATTCTTCATCGAAGAAGATCCAAAAGGACAAGGATGTTGAACCCACCGAGTTCGAGCAGAGTGTTGCTCAG GCATTGTTTGACTTGGAGAACACACACCAAGAGCTCAAGAGTGAGTTGAAGGATTTGTACATCAACTCTGCAAA TCAAATTGATGTCTCCGGAAACCGAAAGGCTGTTGTTGTTCACGTTCCATATAGGTTGAGGAAATCATTTCGCAAGATTCACACTAAGCTTGTTAGAGAGCTTGAGAAGAAGTTCAGCGGCAAG GATGTGGTCTTCATTGCCACTAGACGCATTGTTAGGCCTCCAAAGAAAGGCTCGGCAGTCCAGAGACCTCGTTCCCGCACCCTTACATCCGTGCATGAAGCCATGCTGGAAGATGTGGTGCACCCTGCTGAGATTGTGGGGAAACGTGTCCGATACAGACTCGATGGTTCCAAAATCATGAAG GTTTACTTGGACCCAAAGGCTCGTAATGACACCGAGTACAAGCTAGAGACATTCAGTGGAGTGTACAGGAAGCTTTCCGGTAAAGATGTAGTCTTTGAGTACCCTATGAACGAAGCATGA